In the Sphingobacterium sp. PCS056 genome, TCCGATGATCTTTTTATGCCCTGTTCTTTTATAATTATCGATATAGCTATCGTGGAGACTCTGATCTGGCTCGGGCATTAATATCGAAACATTATTGCCGATGACTTCTTCTTCACTATAACCAAATAAGTTACATGCCGCTGGATTAATAGATTCAATCAATCCCCGATTATCGATGGTAATAATTCCATCGATTGCATGATCAATAATTGCTTCTAAAAGCTTCGCGCTTTCCATGAACTACTTGACTAATTTTTTATATTTAAGACGATGTGGCGTAACATCACCAATTCTTTTCTTTCTATTTTCCTCGTACTCCGAATAGTTACCTTCAAAGAAATAAACCTGAGAATCACCTTCGAATGCCAAGATATGGGTACAAATACGATCTAGGAACCATCTATCGTGGGAGATGACTACCGCACAACCTCCAAAATTCTCTAAACCTTCTTCCAAAGCACGTAGCGTATTCACATCGATATCATTGGTAGGCTCATCCAGAAGAAGCACATTTGAACTCTTCTTTAAGGTAATCGCTAAGTGCACACGGTTACGTTCCCCACCAGACAATACACCTACTTTCTTTTGTTGGTCGGCCCCGTTAAAGTTAAATTTGGACACGTAGGCTCTAGAGTTGGAAGAACGATTGCCGAGCATGATGTTTTCATTACCATCTGTAATATTTTCCCATACCGATTTCTCAGGATCCAAATCATCATGATTTTGATCGACATAACCAAGCACAACAGTTTCACCTACTTTGAAAGTACCTGTATCCGGTTGTTCTTGGCCTGTAATCAAGCGGAATAAGGTAGTCTTTCCAGCTCCATTGGGACCAATGATACCGACAATACCGGCAGGAGGAAGCGAGAAACTTAAATTTTCAAATAAAATACGATCTCCGTAAGATTTTGAGATGTTATCTGCTTCAATCACGACATTGCCTAAACGCGGTCCTGGCGGGATAAATAGTTCTAATTTCTCTTCACGGTCTTTTGTTTCCTCTGAGGCTAATTTCTCGTAATTATGAAGACGTGCTTTGGATTTGGCATGTCTCGCTTTAGGAGCCATACGCACCCACTCCAATTCACGTTCTAAAGTCTTTTGACGTTTTGATTCAGTTTTTTCCTCTTGCGCTAGGCGTTTAGATTTTTGATCTAACCAAGAAGAGTAGTTTCCTTTCCAAGGCAGACCTTCACCACGATCCAGTTCTAAAATCCATCCAGCCACATTATCTAAGAAGTAACGATCGTGGGTCACAGCAATGACCGTTCCTTTATATTGTTTTAAATGTTGTTCTAGCCAGTCAATAGACTCGGCATCCAAGTGATTGGTAGGCTCATCCAGCAATAAAACATCAGGTTCTT is a window encoding:
- the ettA gene encoding energy-dependent translational throttle protein EttA — protein: MSDEKIIFSMAGVNKIYPPQKQVLKNIYLSFFYGAKIGVIGLNGSGKSSLLKIIAGLDKSFQGEVVFSPGYSVGYLAQEPILDPEKTVLEIVQEGVAEITAILKEYEEINEKFGLPEVYENADEMDKLLSRQGELQDIIDATNAWEIDSKLERAMDALRCPEPDAKIANLSGGERRRVAMCRLLLQEPDVLLLDEPTNHLDAESIDWLEQHLKQYKGTVIAVTHDRYFLDNVAGWILELDRGEGLPWKGNYSSWLDQKSKRLAQEEKTESKRQKTLERELEWVRMAPKARHAKSKARLHNYEKLASEETKDREEKLELFIPPGPRLGNVVIEADNISKSYGDRILFENLSFSLPPAGIVGIIGPNGAGKTTLFRLITGQEQPDTGTFKVGETVVLGYVDQNHDDLDPEKSVWENITDGNENIMLGNRSSNSRAYVSKFNFNGADQQKKVGVLSGGERNRVHLAITLKKSSNVLLLDEPTNDIDVNTLRALEEGLENFGGCAVVISHDRWFLDRICTHILAFEGDSQVYFFEGNYSEYEENRKKRIGDVTPHRLKYKKLVK